Below is a window of Cytobacillus firmus DNA.
GGTTCATGCCCACGCCCGGATAAGGCTCGGTTTGTGCGAAATTAATGCGCTGCCTGGTGTATCCCGGCGTATTCGCATTTGAAATATTATGACCTGTTGTATATAAAGCACTTTGCTGGGTGAACATGCCGCGGCGGGCTGTTTCAAGTCCCATGAAAGTTGAACGCATGTTAGTTCCTCCGTTCTGCTACACTTTCGAGTTGAAAATTCCTGGATTCATCTTTTCAGATTTCTTTCTGGCAGGCGGGCCGTAATTGATATTTTCAGGCTGCGGCCTTAATAGACTCATAGATACATTCACAAACTGAAGCGACTGATGAACAAGCTGCTGGTTTAGGAAGTTCTGCTCTTTCAGTTCGTACACCAGCTCAGCTAGCTCCTCCGTGATGGCCTCCAGCCTAAGGCGATCAGACTGTGTGAGGATATTTAAACAATCTGATACTGTTGGGCTTTCCAGCATAGGTGCGATGGAATTTGCTGCTTTCTCCCGCTCTTTATCCAATCTGCTAATAGCCGCAATATGAGCCTGCTCATCCTTCAGCATCTGATTCAGGGCGTCCATGTCACCGTTTTTAATAATATCTGTCTTTTTAACTGCGAGTTCATATAGGCTTTTATGAAGCTTAAGCAGTTTCTCCATTGATGCAGTAAGTGTTTCGGCTGACACGCCATCCCCTCCTCTTTATTTTTTCGTATAAAAATTAGCGAT
It encodes the following:
- a CDS encoding flagellar protein FlgN, translated to MSAETLTASMEKLLKLHKSLYELAVKKTDIIKNGDMDALNQMLKDEQAHIAAISRLDKEREKAANSIAPMLESPTVSDCLNILTQSDRLRLEAITEELAELVYELKEQNFLNQQLVHQSLQFVNVSMSLLRPQPENINYGPPARKKSEKMNPGIFNSKV